A stretch of Gymnodinialimonas phycosphaerae DNA encodes these proteins:
- a CDS encoding glutathione S-transferase family protein, whose amino-acid sequence MNRLYHFPLSPYCRKVRLILAEKKIEVELVEEKYWEPSTEFLRRNPAGKVPVLKIDGMLLSDSTAICEYIEETVPEPPLMPRDPAARAEVRRLMAWFDDKFYSDVTCNLVHERVHKKLMRGGYPDGRAVKTGAQNIKFHIHYMDWLLDHRRWLAGDKMTMADFTAAAHLSCLDYISDVDWSLSAPVKDWYATIKSRPAFRSVLADQIFGFPQPPHYANLDF is encoded by the coding sequence ATGAACCGCCTCTACCATTTCCCTCTGTCGCCGTACTGCCGAAAGGTCCGGCTGATCCTTGCCGAGAAGAAGATCGAGGTGGAGCTGGTGGAAGAGAAGTATTGGGAGCCTTCCACCGAATTCCTGCGCCGCAATCCAGCGGGCAAGGTGCCAGTCCTAAAGATCGACGGCATGCTGCTGAGCGATAGCACGGCCATTTGCGAGTACATCGAAGAGACGGTGCCCGAGCCGCCGTTGATGCCACGCGACCCGGCCGCGCGTGCCGAAGTACGCCGCCTGATGGCGTGGTTTGATGACAAGTTCTACAGCGACGTCACCTGCAATCTGGTCCACGAACGGGTGCACAAGAAGCTGATGCGGGGCGGCTACCCGGACGGGCGCGCCGTGAAGACGGGCGCGCAGAACATCAAGTTCCACATCCACTACATGGATTGGCTGCTGGATCATCGGCGCTGGCTGGCGGGCGACAAGATGACGATGGCAGATTTCACTGCCGCCGCGCACCTCAGCTGCCTTGATTACATCTCGGATGTGGATTGGTCGCTGAGTGCGCCGGTCAAGGACTGGTACGCCACGATCAAGTCGCGGCCCGCGTTCCGGTCCGTGCTGGCGGACCAGATCTTCGGCTTCCCGCAACCGCCCCACTACGCGAACCTGGACTTTTGA
- the mtgA gene encoding monofunctional biosynthetic peptidoglycan transglycosylase has protein sequence MAKRTRKSTSSKSRARRWAQTFRRWLLRGAFGMVALMLLWIVAYAFVPVPTTVYIQQERARLGGVERDWVPMEEIAPVLARSVVAAEDANFCLHWGFDMSAIRDAIADGAARGGSTISQQTVKNAFLWHGRSWVRKALEAAITPVMELIWPKRRVLEVYLNVAEFAPGVFGAEAGAQHHFGVSAADLTAQQASLMAAVLPNPQQRNASAPSDFVTRRARAIRDGAATIRADGRADCFAN, from the coding sequence TTGGCGAAGCGCACACGGAAATCGACCTCGAGCAAGTCGCGCGCACGGCGGTGGGCGCAGACGTTCCGGCGCTGGCTGTTGCGTGGCGCCTTTGGCATGGTTGCGCTGATGCTTCTTTGGATCGTGGCCTATGCGTTCGTGCCGGTGCCCACCACCGTCTACATCCAACAAGAGCGCGCGCGTCTGGGCGGGGTAGAGCGCGACTGGGTGCCGATGGAAGAGATCGCGCCGGTGCTGGCTCGGTCCGTGGTGGCCGCCGAAGACGCGAATTTCTGTCTGCACTGGGGGTTCGATATGTCCGCGATCCGCGATGCGATCGCCGATGGCGCGGCGCGGGGCGGCTCTACCATCAGCCAGCAGACTGTGAAGAACGCGTTTTTGTGGCATGGACGATCCTGGGTCCGCAAAGCGTTGGAGGCCGCGATCACCCCGGTGATGGAGCTGATCTGGCCCAAACGCCGCGTGCTGGAGGTCTACCTGAATGTGGCCGAGTTCGCGCCCGGCGTCTTCGGTGCCGAAGCAGGCGCGCAACATCACTTTGGCGTCTCGGCTGCCGATCTGACGGCCCAGCAGGCGTCCCTTATGGCCGCCGTTCTGCCTAACCCGCAACAGCGCAACGCCAGCGCGCCGTCAGACTTCGTCACCCGCCGCGCCCGCGCGATCCGGGACGGGGCGGCTACAATCCGCGCCGATGGGCGGGCTGATTGCTTTGCGAATTGA
- a CDS encoding class II aldolase/adducin family protein — MRGFTMDHAIARAEMAAAFRLTAREDMHEGVANHFSLAVNEAGTQFLINPKKHFSLMRASDLWVIDADDPSTMVGDNAPDQTAWGLHASLHRHVPHARCAMHVHSTYATVLASLADSRLPAIDQNSAIFHNRQVVDENYGGLALEEEGARCAQLFQDPSIRTMIMGNHGVLFIGETVAETFSRMYYFERAARNYIIALSTGRTLRELPEEVAELTARQMEADVGADQDVLDGMRAVLDAEGLDYAA, encoded by the coding sequence ATGAGAGGTTTCACAATGGACCATGCGATTGCTCGGGCAGAGATGGCCGCCGCATTCCGCCTGACAGCGCGCGAGGACATGCATGAGGGGGTGGCCAACCACTTCTCTCTTGCGGTGAATGAGGCGGGAACGCAGTTCCTGATCAACCCCAAGAAGCACTTCAGTCTTATGCGCGCATCGGATCTTTGGGTGATCGATGCCGATGACCCTTCCACGATGGTGGGCGACAATGCCCCCGATCAGACGGCTTGGGGGTTACATGCCAGCCTGCACCGCCACGTCCCCCACGCCCGCTGTGCGATGCATGTGCATTCGACCTATGCCACCGTTCTCGCGTCCCTTGCTGACTCGCGGCTGCCCGCGATCGACCAGAACTCTGCCATTTTTCACAACCGTCAGGTGGTGGATGAGAACTACGGCGGCCTGGCCCTTGAGGAAGAAGGCGCGCGGTGTGCGCAACTGTTCCAGGACCCCAGCATTCGCACCATGATCATGGGCAACCACGGCGTGTTGTTCATCGGCGAGACCGTCGCCGAGACGTTCAGCCGAATGTACTACTTCGAGCGCGCAGCGCGGAACTACATTATTGCGCTGTCCACGGGGCGCACCTTGCGAGAGCTGCCCGAGGAGGTGGCCGAACTGACCGCGCGCCAGATGGAGGCCGATGTGGGCGCGGATCAAGACGTGCTGGACGGCATGCGCGCCGTGCTGGACGCCGAGGGACTGGACTACGCCGCATAA
- the speB gene encoding agmatinase — MTNTYDSGRLNLPFVGISTFGKYAYVQDWSGIDADVAVLGAPFDGGTQWRPGARFGPRAIREASTLFAFGHAGAYDHEDDVTYLGPGTKIIDMGDADIIHTQTEASHANIEKGVRAALAAGAIPVTLGGDHSINIPCIRAFSDQAPIHIVQIDAHLDFVDERHGVRHGHGNPMRRAAERDHVTGLSQFGIRNVSSTAKEGYDDARSFGSDIQSVRQIRAMGAEAAAARVPKGVNLYITIDIDGFDPSIAPGTGTPSHGGFLYYEVLEFLAILAKRNCIVGVDLVEVAPDYDRDGTTAILAAQILLNLIGRILHAKS; from the coding sequence ATGACCAATACATATGACAGTGGCCGCTTGAACCTGCCCTTCGTCGGGATCTCCACCTTTGGGAAATATGCGTACGTTCAGGATTGGAGCGGGATCGACGCGGATGTCGCCGTGCTTGGCGCGCCATTCGACGGGGGCACCCAATGGCGCCCCGGCGCGCGCTTTGGTCCCCGCGCGATCCGTGAGGCCTCGACGCTGTTCGCTTTCGGGCACGCGGGTGCCTATGACCATGAGGATGATGTGACCTACCTTGGGCCGGGCACAAAGATCATCGACATGGGCGACGCCGACATCATCCATACCCAAACCGAAGCGTCCCACGCCAATATCGAAAAGGGCGTCCGCGCCGCGCTGGCTGCTGGTGCCATCCCGGTCACGCTTGGGGGCGATCATTCCATCAACATCCCCTGCATTCGCGCCTTCAGCGATCAAGCGCCGATCCACATCGTGCAGATCGATGCGCATCTGGATTTCGTCGATGAACGCCACGGCGTCCGCCATGGTCATGGAAACCCGATGCGCCGCGCGGCAGAGCGGGATCATGTGACCGGCCTCAGCCAGTTCGGTATCCGCAACGTCAGCAGTACCGCCAAGGAAGGCTATGATGACGCGCGCAGCTTCGGGTCAGACATCCAGTCTGTCCGCCAGATTCGCGCCATGGGCGCCGAGGCCGCCGCCGCCCGCGTGCCCAAAGGTGTGAACCTCTACATCACCATCGACATCGACGGCTTCGACCCGTCGATTGCGCCGGGCACCGGGACACCGTCCCACGGCGGGTTCCTTTACTATGAAGTGTTGGAGTTCCTCGCCATTCTGGCCAAGCGCAACTGTATTGTCGGCGTCGATCTGGTGGAGGTCGCCCCGGATTATGACCGTGACGGCACCACGGCGATCCTGGCCGCACAGATCCTCCTGAACCTCATCGGGCGCATCCTCCACGCCAAATCGTAG